Proteins found in one Armatimonadota bacterium genomic segment:
- a CDS encoding class II aldolase/adducin family protein translates to MPQVSDEQEIIDQLVAMSQWLGDPGRDYVILGEGNTSARVDDERMYVKASGARLEGITADGFALVVRSKVLAMLDGGDPSTNSELALSPAKGQALDDSEVERGLRESLADPASPRRPSVETLLHAFMLGLDGVNFVGHTHPTAVNAILCSREGMRALAGRVYPDEIVVCGMAPVLVDYVDPGVPLARAVRDATRRYSEERGYRPQAVLMQNHGLIALGATPTQVEAVTATWVKTARIITGAMAFGGPRHLSEEHVRRICTRPDEAYRRKGITGNQS, encoded by the coding sequence ATGCCACAAGTGAGCGACGAGCAAGAAATCATTGATCAACTGGTAGCCATGTCGCAGTGGCTGGGCGATCCGGGACGCGACTACGTGATCCTCGGCGAGGGCAATACCTCGGCGCGCGTGGATGACGAGCGGATGTACGTCAAGGCGAGCGGGGCGCGCCTGGAGGGCATCACCGCGGACGGCTTCGCGCTGGTCGTGCGGAGCAAGGTGTTGGCGATGCTCGACGGGGGCGACCCTTCGACAAACTCAGAGCTTGCCCTGAGCCCAGCGAAGGGGCAGGCTCTCGACGACTCGGAGGTCGAGCGCGGGTTGCGGGAATCCCTGGCGGACCCCGCGTCCCCGCGGCGGCCGTCGGTGGAGACGCTGCTCCACGCCTTCATGCTGGGCCTGGACGGGGTCAACTTCGTCGGCCACACCCACCCCACGGCGGTCAACGCCATCCTGTGCTCGCGCGAGGGGATGCGGGCGCTCGCCGGGCGGGTCTATCCCGACGAGATCGTGGTCTGCGGGATGGCGCCGGTGCTCGTGGACTACGTTGACCCCGGGGTGCCGCTGGCGCGGGCGGTGCGCGACGCGACCCGGCGCTATAGCGAGGAGCGCGGCTACCGGCCGCAGGCGGTGTTGATGCAGAACCACGGGCTCATCGCCCTCGGGGCGACGCCGACGCAGGTCGAGGCGGTGACCGCCACCTGGGTCAAGACCGCGCGCATCATCACCGGCGCCATGGCCTTCGGCGGCCCGCGCCACCTGAGCGAGGAGCATGTCCGGCGCATCTGCACCCGGCCCGATGAGGCCTATCGCCGGAAAGGGATTACGGGTAACCAGTCGTGA